The Gordonia iterans DNA window CCCTCCGGCCCCTCGCGTCGGATCCAGAAATCACTTCCACCTTCAACGTCACTGTGACGAAATAGCGGCAGCAGTTCGGTTGCGCGATTCGCTCGCCGAGACCCCGGAACTGCCAACGTTCTGTGGACCGGTCTGAACGTCTGGAGGCTCATGCGGACCTCGGTATCGCCTTGTTCGGCCCGACCGCAGACCAGGGTCAACCACCGGAGGTGATTTACATCCAAGACCGAGATTGTCGTAGGCGGATGAGATGGTAGTCACATGAGCGATGTTGAGGTTGGTGCCACCCTGGCGTCTCGGACGCCCTCAGGCCGCGATTGCCTACAATGGCGCAGCCGCGGTCAGATGCAGATGCACGCAGCTGACCGCAAGGTCGTCAGGATCCCGATTATCGACGGCGACCCAATCAGGCAGGGCGGGCAATGGCAGAACCGCCTGAACCGGCACGGACTCTACTTCTGGCAGACGACCGGAACACACGTATGGTACGAGAGCGCTCTTGAGGCCTCGTGCCTTGCTGTATTAGACCAATCTGGTGATGTGCAGCGGATCTGCGCGCAACCGTTTCGGCTACTGTTCCGCACAGAATCCGAGCAGGTGTGGCACGATCCTGACTTCTTTGCGATTCACTACAACGGTGATCAAGTCGTGTACGACGTGAAACCCAGCGCTCGGATGAACCACCGCACACAAGTGCAGTTCAATGAGACCGCTCGTGTGTGCGAGGCCGTTGGCTGGCGACACGTAGTGCTCAACGAACCAGCCCCGGTATTGAGCTTGAATCTCAAGTTCCTGGCTTCGTCACGGCATCTCCGCTGTCATCCGCCAGCCGAGATAGTCGAGCGAATCCACGACGTGTTCGTCGGCGGACGGACCGTTCAGGAGGGGCGCGAAATGATCAATCGCCGATTTCCTGCTCTCGCGATGCCTTTCATCAGGCACTTGCTCTGGCATCGCACATTGATCACCGACCTGACTGCTCGTCTGGACTTTGACTCGATTCTTACCACCGCATCAGCGAGCGAGGAGAAGTCGTGCTGTACGTAAATCTAGGTGACCTTGTCGTGTGGAATGACGAGGAGTATATAGTCGCTGGGGTCAGTCCGCCGGCCACGCTCCTACGTCGCTTGTGCGATGAGCAATCCGTGTGGGTCGATCTTCTCACTCTCGCCGACGAAATCCGGCCCGCAGTGGTTAATTCCAGTGCGAGCGGCGGCGCTCAATCCGTCGCCGCTACCGTACCGGTTGACGATGATGCGCTCAGCGCCGCCCGATGGTGGGTTCCGCACCTCAATGAAGTCGAGTTTGGTGTGACTGACCCCGACGATCCTCACGCAGTACCACGCAAAGGCTACGAGCTTGGTACAACGAAAGCTGAGCGAGAACGCCTCAAGGTCGAAGAACTCCACGCAGCCGGTTACCAGAAGGTCTCTGTTCGAAGTATTCAACGGAAACAAGCAGCATATCGTAGCTCAGGGGTGCACGCCCTCGTCGATCAGCGAACTACAGCTACAACTCCCGGCGTTCCGGTAGTCGATGAACGAGTTCTGGAGGCTACCCTTGCTGTGCTCGCCGGAACGATGTCCGACTCCACGGTGTCGATCACTACTTTGATCGATAAGATTCGTGCACGACTCGCCGTGCGCTATCGCAAAGATTCTCCGGAGATGCCTTCTGTGCGCACTATGCGTCGATTGATCGACGCGTACGACCGGCGGAAACTCGCGGTCGGAAAAGCCAGTACGCGCCGCTCTGAATCGAACCGCCACGACCGTGGACCACAGCCCGTGTCCGCGACAAGTCCCGGAGAATTTGTCGAGATCGACTCGACACCAGTGAACGTTCTGGCTCTCATGCCCGATGGTAAGCCCGCCCGCGCACACCTAACGGTTGCCCTGGACGTGGCGACGCGATCGATTCTAGGTTTCGACATCGTCCCGGTGGGAGCCACTGGCGTCGAACACGCTGATCTTCTCGCCAGAATTCTCCGTCCGCGGAAGTCCCGCCCCGGCACCACGAACATGAACCTCTCGGACGCCGGTGATCTCCCGTACCAGGCGATGCAGGCGTGTGATGACAGACAGTCCGAAGCCATCGCCGTTCCGTATATCGTCCCCGAGACGATCACCACCGATCGAGGAAGAGACTACCTTTCTGAGACCTTCGTCTCAGCGTGCCGTCACTTTGGGATCGGGGTAATCGCGGCCCCTCCCCACTCCCCAACCTATAAAGGCCACGTCGAGCGCCTGATGGGAACGATCGAGACGTCCTGGATGCAGAAGCTCCCCGGGTATATCGGCAATAGCGTTGCTAATCGAGGTCGACACGCCGATCGAGCTGACCTCCTTACTCTTCGCGAGCTGCGCGAGTCATTCGAGGAATGGTGGGTCCGCGTGTATCAGCGTACTCCCCACTCCGAACTCCGCGACCGTGACGTACCCGGACGATGCTATAGCCCGAATCAGATGTACACGGCACTTTTCGACGCCGGCGCGGGTGTCCCTGTGCCAATCGACGAAGCGACCTTCATAAGCCTCATGCCAGCGTATCGCCGGACCATCCAGAACAATGGAATCCAGATCGATCGACTGACATATTGGAACGACGTCCTCTCTGAGTTCAGAAAAATGACACCGCCATCGAGAGACGGGAAGTGGGTCATACGCAAAGATCCATATGACATAGATCGAGTTTGGATTCAGCACCCCGAGGACGACAACTGGATCGAATGCATCTCGGACTCGTACCAGCGGTCACATTACCCCTTCGCATCGGGATTGAGACTCCTGCGGAACGCAGCGCAAGATTCGCCGCCGGCATCATCAGAGTGGGCCGCTGAGCAGTTGGAGAAGACGGCAGCGCAAGCGCGGAAGGGTCGTAAGCCCCGGAAAGCGGTTCGCGACGAGTCTGTCAAAGCTCGGCGCCAGGACGATTCAGACCCGAGGCCAGCAACAATTAAGGATCCTCCCCCACCCGACCCGGACATTCTAGATGAAGATGTCGACGACTTCGTCGTGGTCCGCCCGAGCGATCGGTTTTGGAATGACTAGACCAAGCACTTCCGACGCTCGGACGTCGGTGAAGAACACCCTCGTGGGCATGCGCCGCCGGATCGATCGAGTCGTCGACGAGCCCGAGGCGCACTCCCGTGAGGAGTACGAGCAGTTGCCCGATGCCGAGCGCGAAATGTACGACGCACGCAGAGTCCGGTGGTTCGGTTCCGGATTCACTCTGTCCAACGAAGCGACAACATCACTTCTTCGCAGTGTCCGCGCATACCTTGCCATGAGGGATCTTGAAGCAATTGGAAGTCAGGGGGTATGTGTCCTCACCGGTCCGGCAAATGTCGGCAAGTCCACCTCACTGCTCCAGCTCGCAAAGGAAGCCGAGGCTCGAGCATATCGCCGGTACTCAGCGTTCCGCGAGGACGGACATGTTCCGGTCGCGTTGATCGAGATGGCTCCGGGCGCGACCCCGAAGGGCGTAGCGACTTCACTCCTCGACTTCTTTGCTGTCCCATACCGGCAGCGAGACTCGCACCAGGTGCTTGTGCGTCAGGCGTCAGAAGTGATCGCTCAACGGAGGACATCACTGCTCATAGTCGATGAGTTCCATGCTGTGCAACTCGACGGACGCCGCGGCGATGATGCGATCAATACGGTCAAAGCGATCATTAACAACACAGGGGTCGTCACCGTGCTCGCGGGCATCGATCTCGATGTCCATCTTGGGAGCCGCGCTGCTGAGC harbors:
- a CDS encoding TnsA-like heteromeric transposase endonuclease subunit — protein: MSDVEVGATLASRTPSGRDCLQWRSRGQMQMHAADRKVVRIPIIDGDPIRQGGQWQNRLNRHGLYFWQTTGTHVWYESALEASCLAVLDQSGDVQRICAQPFRLLFRTESEQVWHDPDFFAIHYNGDQVVYDVKPSARMNHRTQVQFNETARVCEAVGWRHVVLNEPAPVLSLNLKFLASSRHLRCHPPAEIVERIHDVFVGGRTVQEGREMINRRFPALAMPFIRHLLWHRTLITDLTARLDFDSILTTASASEEKSCCT
- a CDS encoding Mu transposase C-terminal domain-containing protein, coding for MIDAYDRRKLAVGKASTRRSESNRHDRGPQPVSATSPGEFVEIDSTPVNVLALMPDGKPARAHLTVALDVATRSILGFDIVPVGATGVEHADLLARILRPRKSRPGTTNMNLSDAGDLPYQAMQACDDRQSEAIAVPYIVPETITTDRGRDYLSETFVSACRHFGIGVIAAPPHSPTYKGHVERLMGTIETSWMQKLPGYIGNSVANRGRHADRADLLTLRELRESFEEWWVRVYQRTPHSELRDRDVPGRCYSPNQMYTALFDAGAGVPVPIDEATFISLMPAYRRTIQNNGIQIDRLTYWNDVLSEFRKMTPPSRDGKWVIRKDPYDIDRVWIQHPEDDNWIECISDSYQRSHYPFASGLRLLRNAAQDSPPASSEWAAEQLEKTAAQARKGRKPRKAVRDESVKARRQDDSDPRPATIKDPPPPDPDILDEDVDDFVVVRPSDRFWND
- a CDS encoding ATP-binding protein, producing the protein MKNTLVGMRRRIDRVVDEPEAHSREEYEQLPDAEREMYDARRVRWFGSGFTLSNEATTSLLRSVRAYLAMRDLEAIGSQGVCVLTGPANVGKSTSLLQLAKEAEARAYRRYSAFREDGHVPVALIEMAPGATPKGVATSLLDFFAVPYRQRDSHQVLVRQASEVIAQRRTSLLIVDEFHAVQLDGRRGDDAINTVKAIINNTGVVTVLAGIDLDVHLGSRAAEQLMARGETHRHSPFDYASEGSRRSWARLVKAFATQMSLVDGPPDLSEYADGLHAITGGRIGALRRVLGFAMLTMLEEKESTKSQEELTDRHLGIAANSTAQRQPAACKKKPA